A region from the Triticum urartu cultivar G1812 chromosome 1, Tu2.1, whole genome shotgun sequence genome encodes:
- the LOC125532264 gene encoding dof zinc finger protein 2-like has product MASPFPPGSSSSSASSPLSYLIPRQPPPSSVVAQGFSCGALVQQAGGLYGADGVGALEVRQGGRHAGHPPLPRPPPRQCPRCRSANTKFCYYNNYSRKQPRYFCRACRRHWTEGGTLRDVPVGGGRKNRRNGGGKGGAKAPSTVVTTEVSAAAATAATQGSGAGGPAGAVDAFIPADILRQMLSQSASFTAVGGGGGYGIDLSAWQQMSGAAPAPQGASDVGAAGGTAPAADANCGTGAQYWSGWQLQDDMPGFDGTF; this is encoded by the coding sequence ATGGCGTCGCCCTTTCCGCCCGGCTCTTCTTCCTCTTCCGCTTCGTCGCCCCTCTCTTACCTGATCCCTAGGCAGCCGCCGCCTTCCTCCGTCGTGGCGCAGGGCTTCTCGTGCGGCGCTCTGGTGCAGCAGGCCGGAGGATTATACGGTGCCGACGGCGTCGGGGCGCTGGAGGTGAGGCAGGGGGGCAGGCACGCGGGCCACCCGCCGctgccgcgcccgccgccgcggCAGTGCCCGCGCTGCAGGTCGGCCAACACCAAGTTCTGCTACTACAACAACTACAGCCGCAAGCAGCCGCGCTACTTCTGCCGGGCGTGCCGCCGGCACTGGACCGAGGGCGGCACGCTCCGCGACGTGCCCGTCGGTGGCGGCCGCAAGAACAGGCGCAACGGCGGGGGCAAGGGCGGCGCTAAGGCTCCCTCCACCGTCGTCACCACGGAGGTGTCTGctgcggcggcgacggcggctacgCAGGGCAGCGGTGCAGGCGGACCGGCCGGCGCCGTCGACGCGTTCATCCCGGCCGACATCCTGAGGCAGATGCTGTCCCAGTCGGCAAGCTTCACGGCCGTCGGCGGGGGCGGCGGCTACGGCATCGACCTGAGCGCGTGGCAGCAAATGAGCGGTGCCGCACCAGCACCGCAGGGCGCCAGCGATGTTGGCGCGGCCGGAGGCACGGCTCCGGCGGCAGATGCCAACTGCGGCACAGGCGCGCAGTACTGGAGCGGATGGCAGCTGCAGGATGACATGCCCGGTTTCGACGGGACTTTCTAA